A genome region from Labilibaculum antarcticum includes the following:
- a CDS encoding nucleotide sugar dehydrogenase, which produces MKTINPKIAVIGLGYVGLPLAVEFGKKYITIGFDINSDRISELEMGNDRTLEVTSENLLLSELLSFTNDTEILSQFNVFIVTVPTPIDKNNRPDLSPLLKASETVGKALKKGDVVIYESTVYPGATEEDCVPVLEKISGLTFNKDFFCGYSPERINPGDKVHTVTKIRKVTSGSNAETADYVDSLYASIITAGTFKASSIKVAEAAKVIENSQRDINIAFVNELSVIFSLLGIDTHEVLEAAGTKWNFLPFKPGLVGGHCIGVDPYYLTQKAQEVGYNPEIILAGRRLNDRMSAYVASRIIKEMIKKKHRIADSKVLVLGITFKENCPDIRNSKVFDLVKEFVEFGCEVDVFDPWADEQEVKKAYSLNLLSRINGDTYDAIVLAVAHKEFEDIDIAALRNGSNAVIYDIKGVLPKELIDCRL; this is translated from the coding sequence ATGAAGACAATAAATCCTAAAATTGCGGTGATTGGGCTTGGTTATGTTGGGTTGCCTTTGGCTGTTGAATTTGGAAAAAAATATATTACAATTGGTTTTGATATAAATTCAGATCGAATATCAGAATTAGAAATGGGTAATGATAGGACTCTTGAAGTAACAAGTGAAAATTTACTTTTATCAGAATTGTTAAGTTTTACTAATGATACTGAAATTCTGAGTCAGTTTAATGTGTTTATTGTTACGGTACCGACACCTATTGATAAGAATAATCGTCCTGATTTAAGCCCATTACTTAAGGCTTCAGAAACAGTTGGAAAAGCATTAAAAAAAGGTGATGTCGTTATATATGAGTCAACAGTATATCCGGGTGCAACTGAAGAGGATTGCGTCCCAGTATTAGAAAAAATTAGTGGTTTAACATTTAATAAGGATTTCTTTTGTGGTTACTCTCCGGAGAGGATAAACCCGGGAGATAAGGTTCATACTGTCACAAAGATTCGTAAGGTTACGTCTGGATCTAATGCAGAGACAGCAGATTATGTTGATTCGTTGTATGCGTCAATCATTACAGCAGGAACATTTAAGGCTTCATCAATTAAAGTTGCAGAGGCAGCAAAAGTTATTGAAAATTCCCAGCGTGATATTAATATCGCTTTTGTAAATGAACTTTCTGTGATATTTAGTCTATTAGGAATTGATACTCACGAAGTTTTAGAAGCTGCAGGTACTAAATGGAATTTCCTGCCATTTAAACCAGGATTAGTTGGAGGTCATTGTATTGGGGTTGATCCTTATTATCTAACCCAAAAAGCACAAGAGGTTGGTTATAATCCTGAAATTATATTAGCTGGTCGTCGATTGAATGATCGAATGTCTGCTTATGTAGCATCAAGGATAATTAAAGAAATGATAAAGAAAAAACATCGAATTGCTGATTCTAAAGTTTTGGTTTTAGGTATTACTTTCAAAGAAAACTGTCCTGATATTCGTAATTCTAAAGTGTTTGATCTTGTTAAAGAATTTGTGGAGTTTGGATGTGAGGTTGATGTGTTTGATCCATGGGCAGATGAGCAAGAAGTGAAAAAAGCATATAGTTTGAATTTGCTGTCAAGAATTAATGGTGATACATATGATGCTATTGTTTTAGCAGTAGCACATAAGGAGTTCGAAGATATAGATATTGCTGCCCTCAGAAATGGTTCTAATGCTGTTATTTATGATATTAAAGGGGTTCTCCCAAAAGAATTGATTGATTGTCGATTGTAA
- a CDS encoding polysaccharide biosynthesis tyrosine autokinase, which produces MNSTNINNHSSENNIFSNGNSYQTEKPDLKKWVFLFLSNWRWFAAFLILGLAIAFFVNKFTAPVYKIGASVLVKSNDQSNMPEEMAMMSGFSSPDMKNFENQAILLKTESQILRTLDQLDFNVSYYTKGKFTVPAYNFRNVMKTINTSIYSKQQYQKKEFYQENSIRVILDPDHDQVLDVVFNLALNSNGQLQLEAKAEDAVVHSFSYNKDIGNLPSFAINEEVRLGQLIEGDYYSFLIEADETDLNELLVDNELSFVIRDNKRLVKDFEKINVAFAPKGASIANLSLTGTCLNKSKLFLNKLMEVWIQNNLDQKNQIANNTISFIDQQLYGLSDTLGRMGAKLQKFRTSNNVVKPTVQVEAAYQKIQELDSETSKLQMQASYFERLQGYLNKREDYDKLISPASVGIEQSVLGEYIAQLAEVRAALFQYKGKEKLNNPYLEKLQRQEGTLLATLYENITSQKEYIEHQLKALWIQKVDLRKAQNLLPGKEQQFMNIQRTYDLNNGLYTSLLEKRVEAQIQKASNLPDNEVVESAHFEQMMQLKGMQVFFLGGILGLFFPALFIFLKAFFNNKIESKEDLEAICSVPIIGSIAQSKKDGDVLTQKHPQDPVTESFRALRTRLDYLTKGSAQKTLLITSSISGEGKTFCALNISGIYALAGKKTIILGFDLRRPQLGKYLEIPEHKGISTYLIGKDKLEEVIQNTKYTNLDCIVSGPVPPNPAELIDSYKTKVLFEALSKKYDCIVIDTSPVGMVSDSLLLSPFANASLFVTRHQLTNKSFFSQNMKLLQEAQFKNVGLILNGIKGKSYGYGYGYGYGYESADVVSDEFVEVPTTPVK; this is translated from the coding sequence ATGAATTCAACCAATATTAATAATCATTCTTCAGAGAATAATATCTTTTCGAATGGCAATTCCTATCAAACGGAAAAACCTGATCTGAAAAAGTGGGTTTTTCTCTTTCTTTCAAATTGGCGTTGGTTTGCAGCTTTTTTAATTCTTGGTTTAGCCATTGCATTTTTCGTTAATAAATTTACTGCGCCAGTTTATAAAATTGGGGCATCTGTATTAGTAAAGAGCAATGATCAAAGTAATATGCCTGAAGAAATGGCGATGATGAGTGGTTTTTCTTCACCGGATATGAAGAATTTTGAAAATCAGGCGATTCTTTTGAAAACCGAATCTCAGATTTTACGAACCTTGGATCAACTTGATTTCAATGTTAGTTATTATACCAAGGGAAAATTTACTGTTCCTGCGTATAATTTCCGAAATGTAATGAAGACAATAAATACTAGTATTTATTCAAAACAGCAATATCAGAAAAAGGAATTTTATCAGGAGAATTCAATACGGGTAATTTTGGATCCAGATCATGATCAGGTACTTGATGTTGTATTTAATCTTGCCTTGAACAGTAACGGGCAATTGCAACTTGAAGCGAAGGCGGAAGATGCAGTTGTGCATAGTTTTTCATATAATAAAGATATTGGAAATTTGCCCTCTTTTGCGATCAATGAGGAGGTACGCTTGGGTCAATTAATAGAGGGCGATTATTATTCTTTTTTGATTGAGGCGGATGAAACAGATTTGAATGAATTATTAGTAGACAATGAGCTTTCTTTTGTGATTCGGGATAATAAACGTTTGGTAAAAGATTTCGAGAAAATTAATGTTGCATTTGCTCCAAAAGGTGCATCTATTGCAAATCTTTCTTTAACAGGAACTTGTTTGAACAAATCAAAACTCTTTCTCAATAAATTGATGGAAGTGTGGATTCAGAATAATTTGGATCAGAAAAATCAAATTGCGAACAATACTATTTCATTTATTGATCAGCAACTTTATGGGCTTAGTGATACACTTGGGCGCATGGGGGCAAAATTGCAGAAGTTCAGAACTTCAAACAATGTGGTGAAGCCTACGGTACAGGTTGAGGCAGCATATCAGAAAATTCAGGAGCTGGATTCGGAGACTTCAAAATTGCAAATGCAGGCTTCCTATTTTGAGCGTTTACAAGGATATCTTAATAAAAGAGAAGATTACGACAAGTTAATATCTCCAGCGTCAGTTGGGATAGAGCAGTCTGTTTTGGGGGAGTATATTGCTCAATTGGCTGAAGTGAGAGCTGCCTTATTTCAATACAAAGGGAAGGAGAAGTTGAATAATCCGTATTTAGAGAAGCTTCAACGCCAGGAAGGGACTTTATTAGCGACTCTGTATGAGAACATTACTTCGCAAAAGGAGTATATTGAGCATCAATTAAAGGCCTTGTGGATACAAAAGGTAGACTTAAGGAAAGCACAAAATTTATTGCCTGGTAAGGAACAGCAGTTTATGAATATTCAACGAACTTATGATTTAAATAATGGACTTTATACTTCGCTTCTTGAAAAAAGAGTAGAGGCTCAAATTCAAAAGGCGTCAAATTTGCCGGATAATGAAGTTGTTGAGTCAGCACATTTTGAACAAATGATGCAGTTAAAGGGTATGCAGGTATTTTTTCTTGGGGGAATACTAGGATTGTTTTTCCCAGCCTTGTTTATTTTTCTAAAGGCCTTTTTTAATAATAAAATTGAATCAAAAGAAGATTTAGAAGCGATTTGCTCCGTACCAATAATCGGTAGTATTGCACAAAGCAAAAAGGACGGAGATGTTCTTACTCAGAAGCATCCACAGGATCCGGTTACAGAATCTTTTAGAGCTCTTCGAACCAGACTTGATTATCTTACAAAAGGAAGTGCTCAAAAAACATTGCTAATAACGTCTTCTATTTCAGGTGAAGGGAAAACTTTTTGTGCCTTAAATATTAGTGGTATTTATGCATTAGCAGGAAAGAAAACTATAATACTTGGTTTTGATCTCAGAAGACCTCAATTAGGAAAATATCTTGAAATTCCGGAACATAAGGGGATATCAACTTATTTAATTGGGAAAGACAAGCTGGAAGAAGTTATCCAAAATACGAAATACACGAATTTGGATTGTATTGTCTCAGGTCCTGTTCCTCCAAACCCTGCAGAGTTAATTGATTCTTATAAGACTAAAGTGTTATTTGAAGCGCTAAGCAAAAAATACGATTGTATTGTTATTGATACTAGTCCTGTAGGAATGGTATCGGATTCATTGTTGTTGAGCCCATTTGCTAATGCGAGTTTATTTGTAACTCGTCACCAATTAACCAATAAGAGCTTTTTTAGTCAGAATATGAAACTATTACAAGAGGCTCAATTCAAAAATGTTGGTTTGATATTAAATGGGATTAAAGGTAAAAGTTATGGATATGGATACGGCTACGGATATGGATATGAATCTGCGGATGTTGTTTCAGATGAGTTTGTTGAAGTACCAACAACGCCTGTAAAGTAA